GGGGACACGGGTCGCTCCGCGGCCCGGACTTCGCAGCCGTCTCGCTCCACCGGCTCGGCGAAGCGATGCGCGACTACTACGCCGCTCCGACCAATCCCCAACCCGGCGCCTTCGAGCAACTGCCCGAGCAGCAAAAACGCTCCATCCGCCTGCAGGTCATCGACGAAATCCACGAAAACAAGTACGACCCGCGGACCGGCGTCCTGACCCTCAACGCCGCCGAGATGTACGGCTTGGAACGTCACCGCGATTTCTGGGAACAGCAACTCGGCGAGGGCAGTCCGCGATACGGCTTCCTGCCCGATACCGTCCCGACCGCACAGGAGCGCCGGGCGGCGGCGGACTTCTTCTTCTGGACCGCCTGGGCCGCGGGCACCGACCGGCCGGACCAGAAGATGACCTACACCAACAACTGGCCGCCCGACGTCACCGTCGGCAACGTCGCCCCTGCCGAAGCCCTCCTCTGGAGCATCGCCTCGATCCTCGTCCTGTTCGGCATTCTGGGCGTCGTGATCTACATCGTCCATCGCTACGAGTTCTTCTACGGGTCGGCCCGCGCGGTCGAAGCCGCCCAGCGGATCATCGAGACCCCGCTGACCCCCAGCCAGCGGGCCACGCCCAAGTTCTTCCTCGTCGCCGGACTGCTCTTCCTGGTCCAGATCTTCAACGGCGGCCTGCTCGCCCACTACACCGTCCATCCGGCTCAGTTCTACATCGAGACCGTCGGCCAGATGTACGCCTACAGTTGGGCCAAGACCTGGCACCTCCAGCTCGCCATTCTCTGGATCGCCACTTCGTGGATCGGCACCGCCATCTACCTGGCCCCGATGATCTCCGGCCGCGAACCCCGTCATCAGAAGTTCTTCGTGAACCTGCTGTTTGTGGCCCTGGTCGCGGTGGTGGGCCTGAGTCTCTTCGGCGAGGTCGCCGCCATCCAAGGCTGGCTCGGCGAGACGTGGTACTGGCTCGGTCATCAGGGATGGGAGTACCTCGAACTCGGCCGGCTCTGGCAGATCCTGCTGTTCGCGGGCCTGATCTTCTGGCTGATTATCGTCTACCGCGCGATGGCTTCGATGTTCCGCTCCGGTCCCAAACCCAAGGACAAACAGGAAGCCGACCGCAAGGCGCTGATCCTGTTCTACGTGTTCAGCGCGATCCTGATCGTCGCCTTCTTCGGCTTCGGCTTGATGTACTGGCGCGGCACCCACATCAGCATCGC
This Phycisphaerae bacterium DNA region includes the following protein-coding sequences:
- a CDS encoding nitric-oxide reductase large subunit, encoding MGTTGLRNAAIVAFVAAMAFLLIGGYFAKDKVPPIPQQVTADGEVVTDHDQIKTGQDVYQRYALMDHGSVWGHGSLRGPDFAAVSLHRLGEAMRDYYAAPTNPQPGAFEQLPEQQKRSIRLQVIDEIHENKYDPRTGVLTLNAAEMYGLERHRDFWEQQLGEGSPRYGFLPDTVPTAQERRAAADFFFWTAWAAGTDRPDQKMTYTNNWPPDVTVGNVAPAEALLWSIASILVLFGILGVVIYIVHRYEFFYGSARAVEAAQRIIETPLTPSQRATPKFFLVAGLLFLVQIFNGGLLAHYTVHPAQFYIETVGQMYAYSWAKTWHLQLAILWIATSWIGTAIYLAPMISGREPRHQKFFVNLLFVALVAVVGLSLFGEVAAIQGWLGETWYWLGHQGWEYLELGRLWQILLFAGLIFWLIIVYRAMASMFRSGPKPKDKQEADRKALILFYVFSAILIVAFFGFGLMYWRGTHISIADYWRWFVVHLWVESIFEVFGVAVVALFLVTLGLVTATSALRVAYLTVILAFFSGIPGAAHHYFWNGGPSFWLAIGSVFSSLEPIPLVLLVVRAWMEYREIKRAGGRFPYRWPLYFLTASSIWNFAGAAVFGFMINLPIINYYEHATYLTSNHAHTALFGVYGMLAISLILFSWRGLVKEEHWNDRILKISFWGLNGGLFLMFLLTLLPVGLMQVYYSYTQGFWYARSADFYELPIVQTLGFWRIVPDSVIILVGAVPLLYFLASTFPKLRDSKPVSRES